One segment of Rhipicephalus sanguineus isolate Rsan-2018 chromosome 6, BIME_Rsan_1.4, whole genome shotgun sequence DNA contains the following:
- the LOC125758819 gene encoding uncharacterized protein LOC125758819 — MTFPGLAPSPFFLATPGRPPLPWEQCEQMFNVYLVASGAAEFTPARRKAIILQCLGPEGQRIYQTLPAGSTAAAPPVPSAAALAVKDGDKSAAATYDEYDTALVALRHHFWTSCNVVVERHRFHRRRQHSGESVHDFVAALRELASHCSFVSQDDALRDQIFAGIASNRVRERLLLEGPSLSFEGSVRIALPFEQAAEELKEFSPSVDKVSMQRRREKPLHSSQKS; from the coding sequence ATGACTTTCCCCGGGCTCGCTCCGTCGCCGTTCTTCCTTGCGACGCCCGGCCGGCCGCCACTACCATGGGAGCAGTGTGAGCAGATGTTCAACGTCTACCTGGTGGCGTCCGGGGCCGCCGAGTTCACGCCAGCACGACGCAAGGCTATCATTTTGCAATGCTTGGGGCCGGAGGGCCAGCGTATTTATCAGACCTTACCTGCAGGGTCGACCGCCGCAGCACCACCAGTGCCAAGCGCCGCAGCGCTCGCCGTTAAGGACGGGGATAAGTCTGCCGCAGCCACTTATGACGAATACGACACTGCACTCGTGGCATTACGGCACCACTTTTGGACGTCCTGCAACGTTGTCGTCGAGCGTCATCGTTTTCACCGCCGCCGTCAACACTCAGGCGAGTCCGTTCATGACTTTGTTGCCGCCCTACGGGAGCTAGCGTCACACTGTTCGTTCGTTTCTCAGGATGATGCTCTGCGGGATCAAATCTTTGCCGGCATAGCTTCCAACCGCGTACGTGAACGGTTATTGCTTGAGGGCCCCTCACTTTCGTTCGAAGGCTCGGTGCGAATTGCGCTCCCATTTGAGCAAGCAGCTGAAGAGCTAAAGGAATTTTCTCCTTCGGTCGACAAAGTTTCAATGCAGCGTCGCCGTGAGAAACCATTGCATTCATCGCAAAAGAGCTAA